A window from Kovacikia minuta CCNUW1 encodes these proteins:
- a CDS encoding FtsX-like permease family protein: MPSIARKNLFEDIPRFLVAQAGIMFAVSLITIQKGILDGFTRSTVLLIEQSTADLWVADQSMEYLELTTSLTVEALKQARQVQGVDRAEALSIQGVRWRGPNGRIDGVRIYAFNPDGQLFANWKLPQGKLGDLSQPYTIMVDESNTRELGLNQIGDTGEVSSLPAKFVGTTRDTQSMTSSAYLFASLETANAYLFGGLSPQVNCKIQTGNLECTNEFKSTPKSATKKPPAPPRKLNLADPISYVLIKAAVGQDTQALKQRLESAIPGTFVHTKAEMAERTSTYWRERTGVGFILGLGAAVGFVVGMVVVSQILYSSVSDHLKEFGTLKAMGASDWVIYRVITEQALWMAVLGYLPSMALCVGLGTWTMAAKGIMILITPATAFGVFGITVFMCVGSALFAIQKVTHIDPAIVFKA; encoded by the coding sequence ATGCCCTCCATTGCCCGCAAAAATCTGTTTGAAGACATCCCACGCTTCCTGGTGGCTCAGGCTGGCATCATGTTTGCTGTCAGCCTGATTACTATTCAGAAAGGCATCCTGGATGGCTTCACCCGCTCCACGGTTCTTCTGATCGAACAATCCACGGCTGACCTCTGGGTTGCTGACCAATCAATGGAGTATCTGGAGTTGACCACATCCCTGACCGTCGAAGCACTGAAGCAGGCACGCCAGGTTCAAGGGGTCGATCGGGCAGAGGCCCTCTCTATCCAGGGGGTGCGTTGGCGGGGTCCAAATGGGCGAATCGATGGTGTTCGGATCTATGCGTTCAACCCCGATGGGCAATTGTTTGCTAACTGGAAACTGCCCCAGGGTAAACTGGGCGACCTGAGCCAACCCTACACAATCATGGTGGACGAATCAAATACCAGGGAACTGGGGCTAAATCAAATCGGGGATACGGGCGAAGTTTCTTCTTTACCCGCGAAATTTGTTGGTACAACCCGTGATACCCAATCCATGACTTCCAGTGCCTACCTTTTTGCATCCCTGGAGACCGCCAATGCCTACTTATTTGGGGGGCTATCTCCCCAGGTAAACTGCAAGATTCAGACGGGGAATCTGGAATGTACCAATGAGTTTAAATCCACCCCCAAATCAGCTACCAAAAAGCCTCCTGCACCGCCCAGAAAGCTCAACCTGGCAGATCCAATTAGTTATGTTCTGATTAAGGCAGCAGTTGGACAAGATACTCAAGCTCTTAAGCAACGATTGGAAAGCGCCATTCCTGGCACCTTTGTCCACACTAAGGCAGAGATGGCTGAACGCACCAGCACCTACTGGCGAGAGCGAACGGGGGTCGGATTTATACTGGGGTTGGGAGCCGCTGTTGGATTTGTGGTCGGCATGGTCGTCGTCAGTCAGATCCTCTACTCATCAGTTTCAGACCACCTGAAGGAATTTGGCACCTTAAAAGCGATGGGGGCGTCCGATTGGGTCATCTATCGCGTGATTACGGAACAGGCATTGTGGATGGCAGTGCTGGGATACCTGCCAAGTATGGCACTCTGCGTAGGTCTGGGAACCTGGACGATGGCAGCCAAAGGAATCATGATTTTAATTACACCTGCTACCGCTTTCGGGGTTTTTGGTATTACTGTGTTTATGTGTGTTGGTTCCGCTCTGTTCGCCATTCAGAAGGTGACTCACATTGATCCGGCAATTGTGTTCAAAGCCTGA
- a CDS encoding amidohydrolase family protein has translation MYEGLAVIDADAHKLENPLVFRDYVEPQYRDRVGLIVDNLGDQRARILDFNPATGKNDLVQTFPRPRGLGIGVFRGLHPDTTMGAMFNQKRIEHMDQEGIDVHVIYGTLNLIFPSILDKDLAVALCRAWNNYMADDCRGYDNRLKPIGVLPLQDVEEAVKEMHRCVNELGMIGVAVPPNLPVPHPKAPEAFPEVRTCKVISHPDFRPILQAAVDLNIALGIHGSPGSYMVGGLSDHMETFVLSHIFVQRNQQQLALSRMVFDGAFEQFPTLRVGFLEGGCGWLPDLAHAMHEHWEKRIRDFDPKTPYRPSLMEFTKLMIQERGTHANTNVISQAKNLFDLLWNAEKDPAKIDDVSLYEHYDLRHRDPMEYFDRGQIFVSFESDDPGPTYLPVGMGEIGKQVACFSGDYGHWDGVLKGCVRDAATVMDYDREYLERLLGGNALALYGDRLRQSLPSYLTTSPNFSSAVR, from the coding sequence ATGTACGAAGGTTTAGCTGTCATTGATGCAGATGCCCACAAGCTAGAGAATCCTCTGGTGTTTCGAGATTACGTTGAGCCACAATACCGCGATCGGGTTGGCTTGATTGTGGATAATCTGGGCGACCAGCGGGCAAGGATTTTGGACTTTAACCCGGCTACGGGTAAGAATGACCTGGTACAAACATTTCCCCGCCCACGGGGCTTAGGTATTGGTGTATTTCGCGGACTTCATCCCGACACCACAATGGGTGCAATGTTCAATCAGAAACGGATTGAACATATGGACCAGGAAGGGATTGATGTGCATGTAATTTATGGCACATTAAATCTAATTTTCCCCAGCATTCTAGATAAAGACCTGGCAGTTGCCCTCTGTCGTGCCTGGAATAATTACATGGCAGACGACTGCCGGGGCTACGACAATCGCCTTAAGCCCATTGGTGTTCTTCCCCTGCAAGACGTGGAAGAAGCCGTTAAAGAAATGCATCGTTGTGTGAATGAACTGGGCATGATTGGCGTCGCAGTTCCCCCCAACCTACCCGTTCCCCATCCCAAAGCACCTGAGGCTTTTCCCGAAGTGCGGACTTGCAAGGTGATTAGCCATCCTGACTTTCGCCCCATTCTTCAGGCAGCCGTAGACCTCAATATTGCCCTGGGAATTCATGGTAGCCCTGGTAGCTACATGGTAGGCGGGCTTTCGGACCACATGGAAACCTTTGTCCTGAGCCATATCTTTGTGCAGCGTAACCAGCAACAGTTGGCACTGTCGCGCATGGTCTTTGATGGTGCGTTTGAGCAGTTTCCAACGCTCCGCGTGGGCTTTCTGGAAGGCGGGTGCGGCTGGCTTCCCGACCTTGCCCACGCCATGCATGAGCATTGGGAAAAGCGAATTCGCGATTTTGACCCCAAAACCCCCTACCGTCCATCTCTGATGGAATTTACCAAACTGATGATTCAGGAACGGGGTACTCACGCCAATACCAACGTCATCAGCCAGGCAAAGAACCTGTTTGACCTGCTCTGGAATGCGGAAAAAGACCCGGCAAAAATTGATGATGTCAGTCTGTACGAACATTACGATCTGCGCCACCGTGATCCCATGGAATATTTCGATCGGGGGCAAATTTTTGTCTCCTTTGAATCTGATGATCCTGGTCCAACCTATTTGCCCGTCGGCATGGGTGAGATAGGAAAGCAGGTTGCCTGCTTCTCCGGTGACTATGGACACTGGGATGGGGTGCTCAAAGGCTGTGTTCGCGATGCCGCAACCGTAATGGATTACGATCGGGAATACCTGGAACGGTTACTCGGTGGAAATGCGCTGGCGCTGTATGGCGATCGCCTGCGCCAATCGCTGCCCTCCTACCTGACCACTTCGCCCAATTTCAGCAGCGCAGTTCGTTAA
- a CDS encoding Mpo1-like protein, which yields MSYFQEAKAHFIASHRNPVNQVLHHLTNLLAIAAVILLFFDWRLTLLCLVLTQVFALGGHAFFEKNEPAFVKYPGITILASLSWSFDHWFGLRQVLDYFTRKSGVGARN from the coding sequence GTGAGCTACTTCCAAGAGGCGAAAGCCCATTTCATCGCATCTCACCGCAATCCTGTTAATCAAGTTTTGCACCATTTGACGAATTTGCTGGCGATCGCTGCGGTCATTTTACTGTTCTTTGACTGGCGGCTAACGCTTCTCTGTCTGGTGTTGACCCAGGTCTTTGCACTGGGTGGACACGCTTTTTTTGAGAAAAATGAGCCTGCCTTTGTCAAGTATCCCGGCATCACTATCCTGGCATCACTATCCTGGTCGTTCGACCACTGGTTTGGTTTGCGCCAGGTTTTAGACTACTTCACTCGCAAATCGGGAGTAGGGGCTAGGAACTAG
- a CDS encoding sterol desaturase family protein, which yields MLAFVLASLVEYWVHRLMHASLRLGQRHRDHHRKNEGQGVLWEFLDYIKGTFIIMVPMFFYSLEAGIGWTLGGVTYAAFSSYAHQLQHDNPTKCFWMTMPVHYVHHKHNMWYHNFGLGVDWWDHIFRTYKPVEWLTEQELNQPERGYLELKWR from the coding sequence GTGCTTGCCTTTGTGCTGGCAAGTTTGGTGGAATATTGGGTACACCGTTTGATGCATGCCTCGCTCCGGCTTGGGCAACGCCACCGAGACCACCATCGGAAGAACGAGGGGCAAGGGGTGCTGTGGGAGTTTTTGGATTACATCAAAGGTACCTTCATCATCATGGTGCCCATGTTTTTCTACTCCCTGGAGGCTGGCATTGGTTGGACTTTAGGAGGGGTAACCTATGCCGCCTTTTCGTCCTACGCCCATCAGCTTCAGCACGACAACCCCACCAAGTGCTTCTGGATGACCATGCCTGTCCACTACGTCCATCACAAGCACAATATGTGGTATCACAACTTTGGCTTAGGAGTGGACTGGTGGGATCACATCTTTCGTACCTACAAACCCGTCGAATGGTTAACCGAGCAGGAATTGAACCAACCGGAGCGGGGATATTTAGAACTGAAATGGCGCTAG
- a CDS encoding aminotransferase class I/II-fold pyridoxal phosphate-dependent enzyme produces MQVVKEYVQRWYESGLDPDDYICHRKQGNLVEIEEVSTGRHLVVLTFCTNDVLGLTQEEPVKEAAINAILQYGTSNSSCSVLSGRIDLHRQLEDEISAFKHLPHTQLFINAWMAMQALMDAFCHLAIPVPGFQNTRETLILTDVLNHGCIVSAVANAGTRSGKLFGHSPRVRVRAYRHCDVEDLARKLQRYARPDDRIMVISDAVFSMDGDIAPLPDMIDVMSHYEGSVLVMDEAHASGAIGETGRGIYEYFNLLPQQAIERGVVPLIMTTFSKFAASAGAAISTHVAELKPLLNVSPTSIGTISLAPPMTAAALESIRIVRRFPERVKRLQENTRYLRSRLAAHDFLPIGETNVIPVILPPEINPKLYARELLEYGIWVSPIWFIAKPRIRITVNALHTKEEMDRLVAAMVKARDLIYKPTISA; encoded by the coding sequence GTGCAAGTTGTTAAGGAGTACGTCCAGCGCTGGTACGAAAGTGGACTCGACCCAGATGATTACATCTGCCATCGAAAGCAGGGTAATCTGGTCGAGATAGAGGAAGTCTCAACTGGCAGGCATCTTGTTGTGCTTACGTTCTGCACGAATGATGTGCTGGGGCTAACCCAGGAAGAGCCTGTTAAGGAAGCTGCAATCAATGCCATCCTGCAATATGGAACGTCCAATAGTTCCTGCTCGGTTCTGAGTGGTCGGATTGATTTGCATCGTCAGCTTGAAGACGAAATTTCAGCTTTTAAGCACTTGCCTCACACGCAACTATTCATTAACGCGTGGATGGCAATGCAGGCATTAATGGATGCCTTTTGCCATCTGGCGATTCCGGTGCCAGGGTTTCAGAATACACGGGAAACGTTGATTCTGACAGATGTCCTGAATCACGGGTGTATTGTTTCAGCGGTTGCCAATGCGGGCACTCGTTCTGGGAAACTGTTTGGTCATAGCCCCAGAGTCAGGGTAAGGGCATATCGTCATTGTGATGTCGAAGATTTGGCGCGCAAGCTCCAGCGGTATGCTCGTCCTGACGATCGCATCATGGTGATCTCAGATGCGGTTTTTTCGATGGATGGTGACATTGCTCCTTTGCCAGACATGATTGATGTCATGAGCCATTATGAAGGCAGCGTTCTGGTTATGGATGAGGCCCACGCCAGCGGGGCAATTGGGGAAACCGGGCGGGGGATTTATGAGTATTTCAATCTGTTGCCGCAGCAGGCGATCGAGCGGGGGGTGGTGCCGCTGATTATGACCACCTTTTCTAAGTTTGCGGCTTCGGCGGGGGCTGCCATTAGTACCCACGTAGCAGAATTGAAACCCTTACTGAACGTTTCTCCGACATCGATCGGCACCATTTCTCTCGCACCTCCGATGACAGCCGCTGCCCTGGAGAGTATCCGGATTGTGCGTCGATTCCCAGAGCGGGTTAAACGCTTACAGGAGAATACCCGCTATCTGCGATCGCGGTTGGCTGCCCATGATTTCCTACCGATCGGGGAAACCAATGTCATTCCGGTGATTCTACCACCGGAAATTAATCCCAAACTGTACGCGAGAGAACTGCTGGAGTACGGCATTTGGGTGTCACCGATCTGGTTTATTGCCAAACCCCGGATTCGCATCACAGTCAATGCCCTCCATACGAAAGAGGAAATGGATAGACTGGTCGCAGCGATGGTAAAGGCACGGGATCTGATCTATAAACCCACCATCAGCGCTTAA
- a CDS encoding response regulator: protein MSRQILIVDDEEDVRAIAQLGLEMGAGWSVLTACSGQEALSMATDHQPDAILLDMMMPDMDGRSTLQKLKADPATQQIPVILVTAKVQQSDQDSFADLDIAAIFAKPFRPLKLAEQISEALGWN from the coding sequence ATGAGCAGACAGATCCTGATTGTTGATGATGAGGAAGATGTCCGTGCGATCGCCCAACTGGGATTAGAAATGGGAGCTGGCTGGAGTGTCCTGACAGCCTGTTCAGGGCAGGAGGCATTGAGTATGGCAACTGACCATCAGCCTGATGCCATTCTGTTAGACATGATGATGCCCGATATGGATGGGCGATCAACCCTACAGAAATTGAAGGCAGACCCGGCAACCCAACAAATCCCAGTGATCTTAGTCACTGCTAAGGTTCAGCAGTCGGATCAGGACAGTTTTGCCGATTTAGATATCGCTGCCATCTTTGCAAAACCATTCCGTCCCCTGAAACTGGCTGAGCAAATTAGTGAAGCACTTGGATGGAACTAG
- a CDS encoding hybrid sensor histidine kinase/response regulator, with protein sequence MDSQLADAPKADILVIDDTPDNLNLLSTMLTQQGYKVRSVTKGATGLRGAQAAPPDLILLDVNMPQMNGYEVCQQLKADDRTHDIPVIFISALEDVLDKVKAFAVGGVDYITKPFQVQEVLARIDSHLTICRLQKQLQAQNARLQQEIRDRQQAEEKFAKAFRSSPSPIAITTFPEGQFVEVNPSFLKMSGYPLSEVIGHTAADLRLGIAQETYNQAIQQLLETGSLYNQECEFRTKSGELKVVLLAIEQIELDGVQCLLNTINDITERKRLENEFISLVSHELRTPLTSLMGALDLLIAGKLGSLTEQGQKVLSIAITNTERLIRLINDILDLERMKSGRITMQMTKCNAASLLTEATEAMQAMADQAQVQLLTHPLDVELWADPDRLLQTLTNLLSNAIKFSEPGSKVWLRAEVRSQKPEARSQKPEGEEEGENLIQNSKFKIQNSQSSESIHHSSPPHTTHPTPHTLSITVKDQGRGIPADKLQTIFERFQQVDASDSRKKGGTGLGLAICRNIVEQHDGRIWVESTLGQGSTFYVTLPIYE encoded by the coding sequence ATGGATAGCCAGTTAGCCGATGCACCGAAAGCAGACATTTTGGTGATTGACGATACGCCGGACAACCTGAACCTTTTGTCTACCATGTTGACGCAGCAAGGCTATAAAGTGCGCAGTGTCACCAAAGGTGCAACCGGATTACGGGGTGCCCAGGCAGCCCCCCCCGACCTGATTCTGTTAGATGTCAACATGCCCCAGATGAACGGTTATGAGGTCTGCCAGCAGCTCAAGGCGGACGATCGCACCCACGACATCCCGGTGATTTTTATCAGCGCGCTGGAGGATGTATTGGATAAGGTCAAAGCCTTTGCCGTGGGAGGGGTAGACTACATCACCAAACCCTTTCAGGTACAAGAAGTTTTAGCCCGAATTGACAGCCACCTGACCATTTGCAGATTGCAAAAGCAGTTGCAAGCCCAAAATGCCCGGTTGCAACAGGAGATCCGAGATCGCCAGCAAGCCGAGGAAAAGTTTGCCAAAGCCTTCCGTTCCAGCCCCAGTCCGATCGCCATTACCACCTTCCCGGAAGGACAATTTGTAGAAGTGAATCCGTCCTTCTTGAAGATGAGTGGTTACCCCCTATCTGAGGTAATTGGGCATACCGCTGCCGACTTGAGGCTAGGAATCGCCCAGGAAACTTATAACCAGGCAATCCAACAGTTGCTAGAGACGGGTTCCCTCTACAACCAGGAATGCGAATTTCGGACCAAATCCGGTGAACTAAAAGTGGTTTTGCTTGCCATTGAACAGATCGAGTTGGATGGAGTTCAGTGCCTGTTAAATACCATCAACGACATTACAGAGCGCAAACGGTTGGAGAATGAATTTATTTCCCTGGTCAGCCACGAGCTACGCACTCCCCTCACTTCCCTCATGGGCGCACTCGATCTTCTCATCGCAGGAAAATTAGGCAGTCTGACGGAACAGGGGCAAAAAGTTTTAAGCATCGCCATTACAAATACGGAACGTCTGATTCGTCTGATCAATGACATTCTTGACCTGGAGCGGATGAAGTCAGGCAGAATCACCATGCAGATGACAAAATGTAATGCTGCCAGTTTGCTAACCGAGGCAACCGAAGCAATGCAAGCAATGGCAGATCAGGCGCAGGTTCAACTTCTTACTCACCCCCTCGATGTGGAACTCTGGGCAGACCCCGATCGCCTCCTGCAAACCTTGACCAATCTGCTCAGTAATGCCATCAAGTTCTCGGAGCCGGGCAGCAAAGTCTGGTTGAGGGCAGAAGTTAGGAGCCAGAAGCCAGAAGCCAGAAGCCAGAAGCCAGAAGGGGAAGAAGAGGGGGAGAATTTAATTCAAAATTCAAAATTCAAAATTCAAAATTCTCAGTCTTCAGAATCCATTCACCATTCTTCCCCACCCCACACCACACACCCCACACCACACACCCTTTCGATCACTGTCAAAGACCAGGGACGTGGCATTCCCGCTGACAAACTACAAACAATCTTTGAGCGGTTTCAGCAGGTGGATGCCTCCGATTCCCGCAAGAAGGGAGGAACCGGACTGGGGCTTGCCATCTGCCGCAATATTGTGGAACAACACGACGGCAGAATCTGGGTCGAAAGTACCCTGGGGCAAGGAAGCACTTTTTACGTGACACTCCCGATTTACGAGTAG
- a CDS encoding thiol-disulfide oxidoreductase DCC family protein, producing MPKTDQETLEIQSPAIPSSPSWQIKLLYDGQCPLCLREVNFLRKRDAGRGLVAFVDIADDSYSAAAHGGVDFETAMGRIHAVLPDGTVIKNVEVFRRVYEILGIGWIYAITKLPIVGSLADWLYEIWADRRLSLTGRPDLATIAADRQQRLACEQERCRL from the coding sequence ATGCCAAAGACCGATCAGGAAACCCTCGAAATTCAGTCGCCAGCAATCCCTTCTTCGCCCTCCTGGCAGATTAAACTGCTCTACGACGGTCAGTGTCCGTTATGTTTACGAGAGGTCAATTTTTTGCGAAAACGGGACGCAGGGCGAGGTCTGGTAGCATTTGTAGATATCGCAGACGATAGTTATAGCGCTGCTGCCCATGGGGGAGTAGACTTTGAAACCGCAATGGGGCGCATCCACGCGGTACTTCCCGATGGCACCGTGATCAAAAATGTCGAAGTTTTCCGCCGAGTTTACGAAATCCTGGGAATTGGCTGGATCTATGCAATCACCAAGCTGCCCATTGTCGGTTCCCTGGCGGATTGGCTCTACGAAATTTGGGCAGACAGGCGGCTATCCCTGACAGGACGCCCTGATCTGGCAACCATCGCCGCCGATCGCCAGCAACGACTTGCCTGCGAACAGGAACGCTGCCGACTCTAA
- a CDS encoding glycoside hydrolase 100 family protein, whose translation MSDQAIVAQAWDLLEKSIIYYRDRPVGTIAACDPDSAALNYDQCFIRDFISAGLLFLIKGRDDIVRNFLEETLKLQPKTGQLDCSKPSRGLMPASFKIVSVAGREYLKADFGDHAIGRVAPADACLWWVILLRAYVVSTQDMALAHREDFQEGMRVILELCLVTRFDMYPMVLVPDAASMIDRRMGLYGHPLDIQSLFYAALRISLKLLIPNQKNEYIIQAVHNRLGPLLRQLRENYWLDPDRLNIIYRYQVEEYGEEALNQFNIYSDSIPFYRLAKWLPPAGGYLAGNLGPSQLDCRFFAIGNLMAIISSLADEQQSHKILNLIELRWNNLIGDMPMKLCFPALEDADWRIVTGADPKNRPWSYHNGGSWPVLLWMLTAAARKMQRTELAHHAIAIAERRLIQDQWPEYYDGPDGRLIGKEARRYQTWTASGYLLAKELIANPDHLKLVIDDD comes from the coding sequence TTGAGTGATCAAGCGATCGTAGCGCAAGCCTGGGATTTACTCGAAAAATCCATTATTTACTACCGGGATCGCCCCGTTGGCACCATTGCTGCCTGTGATCCTGACAGTGCAGCCCTGAATTATGATCAGTGCTTCATTCGAGACTTTATTTCGGCAGGGTTGCTGTTTCTGATCAAGGGCAGGGATGATATTGTACGCAATTTTCTGGAAGAAACCTTAAAATTGCAGCCCAAGACGGGGCAACTCGACTGCTCGAAACCCAGCCGGGGGCTAATGCCAGCCAGCTTTAAAATTGTCTCTGTCGCAGGCAGAGAGTACTTAAAAGCTGACTTTGGCGACCATGCGATCGGTCGAGTCGCACCCGCCGATGCCTGCCTCTGGTGGGTGATTCTGCTGCGTGCCTATGTGGTTTCCACCCAGGATATGGCTCTGGCGCATCGGGAGGATTTTCAAGAAGGCATGCGGGTGATTCTGGAGTTATGCCTGGTTACCCGATTTGATATGTATCCGATGGTGCTGGTTCCCGATGCAGCCAGTATGATCGATCGGCGCATGGGGCTATATGGGCATCCCTTAGATATTCAATCCCTGTTTTATGCTGCGCTTCGCATCAGCCTGAAACTGCTCATTCCCAACCAGAAAAATGAATACATTATCCAGGCAGTCCACAACCGTTTGGGACCATTGCTGCGGCAACTGCGAGAAAATTACTGGTTAGATCCGGATCGGTTGAACATTATTTATCGCTATCAGGTGGAGGAATACGGAGAAGAGGCACTCAACCAGTTCAATATCTATTCAGACTCGATTCCGTTTTATCGCCTGGCGAAATGGCTACCACCCGCAGGGGGTTATCTGGCGGGTAATTTGGGTCCCTCCCAGTTGGACTGTCGCTTCTTTGCGATTGGAAACTTGATGGCGATTATTTCTTCCCTTGCAGATGAACAACAGTCCCACAAGATTCTGAATTTGATTGAGCTGCGTTGGAATAATCTAATTGGGGATATGCCAATGAAGCTGTGCTTTCCAGCGTTGGAGGATGCGGATTGGCGAATTGTTACAGGGGCAGATCCCAAAAACCGCCCCTGGTCTTATCACAATGGTGGCAGTTGGCCCGTCTTGCTGTGGATGTTGACCGCTGCTGCTCGTAAGATGCAGCGGACTGAACTTGCCCACCACGCGATCGCGATCGCAGAACGACGCCTAATTCAGGATCAGTGGCCCGAATACTACGATGGCCCCGACGGTCGTTTAATTGGTAAGGAAGCTCGCCGCTATCAAACCTGGACGGCTTCTGGTTACTTGCTGGCAAAAGAATTGATTGCCAACCCTGACCATTTGAAACTGGTAATTGATGATGATTAG